One part of the Thermococcus radiotolerans genome encodes these proteins:
- a CDS encoding DUF3213 domain-containing protein, with protein sequence MTVRPEKRLTKLVLRFGSIDWERAMGKQYELLKDERVWRAFINGYAKNGFVVFDEEALPREELLEKLSELKPEIKREETVTVGELIESSYSWNNLLGRMES encoded by the coding sequence ATGACGGTCAGGCCGGAGAAGAGGCTTACCAAACTGGTCCTCAGATTTGGAAGCATAGACTGGGAGAGGGCAATGGGCAAGCAGTACGAGCTCCTGAAGGACGAGAGGGTCTGGAGGGCGTTCATCAACGGCTACGCCAAGAACGGCTTCGTGGTATTCGATGAGGAGGCCCTTCCGAGGGAGGAGCTCCTAGAAAAGCTCAGCGAGCTAAAGCCGGAGATAAAGAGGGAGGAGACCGTAACCGTTGGGGAACTCATAGAATCCAGCTACTCGTGGAACAACCTCCTCGGAAGAATGGAATCGTAA
- the tes gene encoding tetraether lipid synthase Tes, which produces MAESVGEVPSGEKEFAESTRRIRDIIEFPEISEEQFEEMLRKASRTYGGPLPHRTYSLCPETRRVVPALVWEKDGKVWITKRCPEGMITDVYYEDVEQYYRFQKWKFDFKLMSANVDASGVNCPLDCGLCARHRSHTNLLNIVLTNRCNLSCWYCFFYAKEGQPIYEPTLEQIRMMLRNAKKEYPVGANAVQFTGGEPTLREDLVEIIKIAKEEGYDHVQLNTDGIKLAFEPELVKAVRQAGVNVLYLSYDGMTPQTNWKNHWEIPLIFENVRKAKGPSIVLVPTTIRNVNDHELGAIINFGLNHLDIVRGVNFQPISLVGRVPKKERQRFRITIPGAIKRIEEQTNGAIVMEDWYPIPIAGHIARFFEAFTGSRYYMTSHYCCGAATYIFLDRKKKRVVPISRFLDVEGFVEYLESKAEEIEQWKTLGRLQKLKLGAEIFMKFKSFYDEKYAPEGIGVLELIKNAFMHGNYDALGKFHTNALFLGMMHFMDEYNYDVERVERCVIHYAMPDGRIVPFCTFNVIPELYRDKVQDQFSYTWEEWKAMHPDWEYQKDKYIRTKEFVERMKNSEIYRKTYIDIEDYFGTNPRE; this is translated from the coding sequence ATGGCAGAGAGCGTTGGTGAAGTGCCCAGCGGCGAAAAGGAATTTGCCGAATCCACGAGAAGGATCAGGGACATAATCGAGTTCCCTGAGATCAGTGAGGAGCAGTTCGAGGAGATGCTCAGGAAGGCCAGCAGAACGTACGGTGGGCCGCTGCCGCACAGAACGTACTCCCTCTGTCCGGAGACAAGAAGGGTCGTTCCGGCCCTCGTATGGGAGAAGGATGGTAAGGTGTGGATAACGAAGCGCTGTCCCGAGGGCATGATAACCGATGTATATTATGAGGATGTTGAGCAGTACTACAGGTTCCAGAAGTGGAAGTTCGACTTCAAGCTCATGAGTGCCAACGTTGACGCTTCCGGCGTCAATTGTCCCTTGGACTGCGGTCTCTGCGCGAGGCACCGCTCGCACACCAATTTGCTCAACATAGTGCTCACCAACCGCTGCAATCTAAGCTGCTGGTACTGCTTCTTCTACGCCAAGGAGGGACAGCCGATATACGAACCAACCCTAGAGCAGATTCGTATGATGCTCCGCAATGCCAAGAAGGAGTACCCCGTTGGGGCCAACGCCGTCCAGTTCACCGGCGGCGAGCCGACGCTCAGGGAGGACCTCGTCGAGATAATCAAAATCGCGAAGGAAGAGGGTTACGATCACGTCCAGCTCAACACGGATGGAATAAAGCTCGCCTTTGAGCCGGAGCTGGTCAAGGCGGTAAGGCAGGCCGGTGTTAACGTTCTCTACTTGAGTTACGATGGAATGACGCCTCAGACCAACTGGAAGAATCACTGGGAGATTCCGCTCATATTTGAGAACGTGAGAAAGGCGAAGGGGCCGAGCATAGTCCTAGTGCCGACTACTATAAGGAACGTTAACGACCATGAGCTCGGCGCGATAATCAACTTCGGCCTGAACCACCTCGATATCGTTAGGGGCGTTAACTTCCAGCCGATTTCCCTCGTTGGCAGGGTTCCAAAGAAGGAGCGCCAGCGCTTTAGGATAACCATACCCGGTGCTATAAAGCGCATCGAGGAGCAGACGAACGGGGCCATAGTCATGGAAGACTGGTACCCGATTCCGATCGCTGGCCACATAGCCAGGTTCTTCGAGGCCTTCACTGGCTCGCGCTACTACATGACCAGCCACTACTGCTGCGGCGCGGCGACCTACATCTTCCTCGACAGAAAGAAGAAACGTGTCGTTCCAATAAGCAGGTTCCTCGACGTCGAAGGATTCGTAGAGTACCTGGAGAGCAAGGCGGAGGAGATAGAGCAGTGGAAGACCCTCGGAAGGCTCCAGAAGCTCAAGCTCGGCGCGGAGATATTCATGAAGTTCAAGAGCTTCTACGACGAGAAGTACGCTCCGGAGGGCATCGGCGTCCTCGAACTCATAAAGAACGCCTTCATGCACGGAAACTACGACGCCCTCGGAAAGTTCCACACCAACGCCCTATTCCTCGGAATGATGCACTTCATGGACGAGTACAACTACGACGTCGAGAGGGTTGAGCGCTGCGTCATTCACTACGCCATGCCCGACGGCAGGATAGTGCCCTTCTGTACCTTCAACGTGATTCCGGAGCTCTACAGGGACAAGGTGCAGGACCAGTTCAGCTACACCTGGGAGGAGTGGAAGGCCATGCACCCGGACTGGGAGTACCAGAAGGACAAGTACATCAGAACCAAGGAGTTCGTCGAGCGGATGAAGAACAGCGAGATTTACCGGAAGACGTACATCGACATAGAGGACTACTTTGGGACAAACCCCAGGGAGTGA
- the udg gene encoding type-4 uracil-DNA glycosylase, whose translation MGKEEAMRKLEERIRNCQKCPLGKLRTHAVPGSGSYDAKVMFVGEAPGYWEDQKGLPFVGRAGKILDELLAEIGLSREEVYITNIVKCRPPENRDPTEEEIKACSPYLDRQIDIIRPKVIVPLGRHSMRYILEKFGFEAEPISKIHGKTFEAHTLFGRFVIMPMYHPAVALYRPPLKEELRKDFRRLKELIEGQP comes from the coding sequence ATGGGAAAGGAAGAGGCCATGAGAAAGCTCGAGGAACGTATAAGAAACTGTCAGAAATGCCCCCTCGGAAAGCTCAGAACCCACGCCGTCCCCGGCTCCGGGAGCTACGACGCCAAAGTGATGTTCGTCGGCGAAGCACCAGGCTATTGGGAGGACCAGAAGGGCCTGCCCTTCGTCGGCAGGGCTGGAAAGATACTCGACGAACTCCTGGCCGAGATAGGCCTAAGCAGGGAGGAGGTCTACATAACCAACATAGTCAAGTGCCGCCCGCCTGAGAACCGCGACCCCACCGAGGAGGAAATCAAAGCCTGCTCACCCTACCTCGACAGGCAGATAGACATAATCAGGCCGAAGGTCATAGTCCCCCTCGGAAGGCACTCCATGAGGTACATCCTCGAGAAGTTCGGATTCGAGGCCGAGCCCATAAGCAAAATACACGGAAAAACCTTCGAGGCCCACACGCTCTTCGGAAGATTCGTCATAATGCCGATGTACCACCCGGCCGTTGCCCTCTACAGACCTCCCCTGAAGGAGGAGCTGAGGAAGGACTTCAGGAGGCTTAAAGAGCTGATAGAGGGTCAACCATGA